A window from Aquabacterium sp. NJ1 encodes these proteins:
- a CDS encoding metal-sensing transcriptional repressor — protein sequence MAALDNDKSRTDILNRLKRAEGQLRGIQRMIEEGEGCLPIATQMAAVRKALDSTYVRMTVCFMEQQLQTRLGADLSKDAGAMGEMFDEIETLLGKIR from the coding sequence ATGGCCGCCCTGGACAACGACAAAAGCCGCACTGACATCCTCAACCGCCTCAAGCGCGCGGAAGGCCAGTTGCGCGGCATCCAGCGCATGATCGAAGAGGGTGAAGGCTGCCTGCCCATTGCCACGCAGATGGCCGCGGTGCGCAAGGCGCTGGACAGCACCTATGTGCGCATGACGGTGTGCTTCATGGAGCAGCAGCTGCAGACCCGTCTGGGCGCTGACCTGAGCAAGGACGCTGGCGCCATGGGCGAGATGTTCGACGAGATCGAGACCCTGCTGGGCAAGATCCGCTGA
- a CDS encoding NAD(P)/FAD-dependent oxidoreductase has translation MAHIVILGAGIGGLPMAFEMKENARPDDKITVISNTPTFHFVPSNPWVAVDWRDRDEIELPIAPILEKKGVDFIAVGAQRVHPEQNQVELSDGRMIAYDYLVIATGPKLAFDEIEGLGPQGHTHSVCHVDHAEHAREAWMQFVADPGPIVVGAVQGASCFGPAYEYAMIMETDLRRRKIRDKVPMTFVTSEPYIGHLGLNGVGDSKSMMESIFRDKSVRWICNAKVTKVEAGLMHVTEHDEDGKPKKDHTLPFKYSMMLPAFKGVDAIFGIEGLVNPRGFVLIDEHQRNPRYPNVFAVGVCVAITPPEPTPIPTGIPKTGYMIESMVTATAHNIRALLDGAQPHEHATWNAVCLADFGDRGAAFVALPQIPPRNVSWFSEGYWVHLAKIAFEKYFMRKMKKGTSEPIYERVVMKAMGIMKLKDH, from the coding sequence ATGGCACACATCGTGATCCTGGGCGCTGGCATTGGCGGCCTGCCCATGGCCTTCGAGATGAAGGAAAACGCACGGCCGGATGACAAGATCACCGTCATCTCGAACACACCCACTTTCCATTTTGTGCCATCCAACCCCTGGGTGGCCGTGGACTGGCGGGACCGCGACGAGATCGAGTTGCCCATCGCGCCGATCCTCGAGAAAAAGGGCGTCGACTTCATCGCCGTGGGCGCCCAGCGCGTCCACCCCGAGCAGAACCAGGTCGAGCTCTCCGATGGGCGAATGATCGCTTATGACTATCTGGTCATCGCCACGGGCCCCAAGCTCGCCTTTGACGAGATCGAAGGGCTGGGCCCGCAAGGCCACACCCACTCGGTCTGCCATGTGGACCATGCCGAGCACGCCCGCGAAGCCTGGATGCAGTTCGTGGCCGATCCAGGCCCGATCGTTGTGGGCGCGGTGCAAGGTGCCTCCTGTTTCGGCCCGGCCTACGAGTACGCGATGATCATGGAAACGGACCTGCGCCGCCGCAAGATCCGTGACAAGGTGCCCATGACCTTCGTGACCTCCGAGCCCTACATCGGCCATCTGGGGCTCAACGGCGTGGGCGACTCCAAGAGCATGATGGAGTCCATCTTCCGCGACAAGTCGGTGCGCTGGATCTGCAATGCCAAGGTCACCAAGGTCGAAGCCGGCCTCATGCATGTGACCGAGCACGACGAAGACGGCAAGCCCAAGAAGGACCACACCCTGCCCTTCAAGTACTCGATGATGCTGCCCGCGTTCAAGGGCGTGGACGCCATCTTCGGCATTGAAGGCCTGGTCAACCCACGTGGCTTCGTGCTGATCGACGAACACCAGCGCAACCCGCGCTATCCCAATGTTTTTGCAGTGGGCGTGTGCGTGGCCATCACGCCGCCCGAGCCGACACCCATCCCGACGGGCATCCCGAAAACCGGCTACATGATCGAGTCCATGGTGACGGCCACGGCGCACAACATTCGTGCTCTGCTGGATGGTGCGCAACCGCACGAACACGCCACCTGGAACGCCGTGTGCCTGGCCGACTTCGGGGACCGCGGTGCGGCCTTTGTGGCACTGCCCCAGATCCCGCCGCGCAATGTGAGCTGGTTCAGCGAAGGCTACTGGGTGCACCTGGCCAAGATCGCGTTCGAGAAGTACTTCATGCGCAAGATGAAGAAAGGCACCTCGGAACCCATTTATGAGCGTGTGGTCATGAAGGCCATGGGCATCATGAAGCTCAAGGACCACTGA
- a CDS encoding metal-sensing transcriptional repressor, protein MKPRSPSQDTPAQRCDQAALTDEKSRADIRNRLRRAEGQLRGIQRMLEAGDPCAAIASQMAAVRKALDSTYVRMTMCFMEQQMRGQDGQAGAASGDTTAVLKEIEALLGKIR, encoded by the coding sequence ATGAAGCCTCGCAGCCCCAGCCAGGACACGCCGGCACAGCGCTGCGATCAGGCAGCGCTCACCGACGAAAAGAGCCGCGCTGACATCCGCAACCGCCTGCGGCGCGCGGAAGGGCAGTTGCGCGGCATCCAGCGCATGCTGGAAGCGGGCGACCCTTGCGCCGCGATTGCCAGCCAGATGGCCGCGGTGCGCAAGGCGCTGGACAGCACCTATGTGCGCATGACCATGTGCTTCATGGAACAGCAGATGCGTGGCCAGGACGGGCAAGCCGGCGCGGCCTCCGGCGACACCACCGCGGTGCTCAAGGAAATCGAAGCCCTGTTGGGCAAGATTCGCTGA
- a CDS encoding DUF2892 domain-containing protein, translated as MTVERMIRIVAGLFIMISLALGVEGSPLFVSKWALAFTAFVGANLFQFGFTNFCPMAIILRKLGFKDGASCAA; from the coding sequence ATGACCGTTGAACGCATGATCCGCATCGTTGCCGGGCTCTTCATCATGATCTCGCTCGCCCTGGGCGTAGAGGGCAGCCCGCTGTTCGTCTCGAAATGGGCGCTGGCCTTCACGGCCTTTGTGGGCGCCAACCTGTTCCAGTTCGGCTTCACCAACTTCTGCCCGATGGCCATCATCTTGCGCAAGCTGGGCTTCAAGGACGGTGCAAGCTGCGCCGCCTGA
- a CDS encoding efflux RND transporter permease subunit has protein sequence MSTESTLGVSGRLARAFQDNALTPLLALVAMLLGLFAVLVTPREEEPQINVTMANVLVPFPGASSTDVQNMIARPAEQVLGQIADIEHTYSVSRPGMAVLTVQFKVGVPRTDALVRLYDVLNANQDWLPRNLGAMPPIVKPKGIDDVPVLAVTLWSKDAQAALGLERVARSLEAEIKRVPGTREVQTIGGPGQAVMVTLEPSRLRERGVDINSLQQALAAANQSLPSGAVLNPQADGRSQMLSIETGEFLRSADDVGNLVVGVSQGKPVYLREVARVEWGAQQATRHVWFTPGAGASTVTGASATAAGGRASEAKASAGQSFPAVTLTVTKKPGQNAVDVARAVRQRLDELRNTVLPADVEMSITRDYGETAAEKANKLIQKLAFATGSVILLVGLALGRREAVIVGAAVILTLTATLFASWAWGFTLNRVSLFALIFSIGILVDDAIVVVENIHRHQQLDPGKPLREIIPGAVDEVGGPTILATLTVIAALLPMAFVSGLMGPYMSPIPINSSLGMALSLGIAFTVTPWLALKLMKPHAAAHGDGAGHGEHTAPAPTGLAGKLQGLFDRVLMPLLVYRGRRWAMGLGIVAALMLSVGLATIPSSGLGVVLKMLPFDNKSEFQVVVEMPAGTPLEDTAATLQDMGAFLAKQPEVLNLQGYAGTASPITFNGLVRQYYLRADAEQGDLQVNLVDKHHRHEKSHVIAQRLRVDLEKIAARHGARVKVVEVPPGPPVMSPLVAEVYGPDEAGRAQLAQRVAKAFAGTPDIVGIDTSLKEDAARVFLRVQRQRAESLGIPVASVAQAVQAALSGADPAYLHDGQAKLPVPVRIQLPRESQIGLDKLLALPLRAANGQLVPLSELVRIERGVIDKPLFSKDLLPVSYVFGDMAGQLDSPLYGLFAIRSKLNEAALPDTGGIQEYWIKQPSDPYRAYALKWDGEWQITYETFRDMGAAYGVGLILIYLLVVAQFKSYRTPLIIMAPIPLTIIGVMPGHALLHAQFTATSMIGMIALAGIIVRNSILLVDFIELQVARGMAFKQAVVQSAAVRAQPIALTGIAAMVGAFFILDDPIFNGLAVSLIFGILVSTLLTLVVIPVLYYAAYRRQHETA, from the coding sequence ATGAGCACCGAATCCACCCTGGGCGTTTCGGGCCGCCTGGCACGCGCCTTTCAGGACAACGCCCTCACGCCTTTGCTGGCCCTGGTGGCCATGTTGCTGGGCCTGTTCGCCGTGCTAGTCACCCCGCGCGAGGAAGAGCCGCAGATCAACGTGACCATGGCCAATGTGCTGGTGCCCTTCCCCGGCGCTTCCAGCACGGACGTGCAGAACATGATCGCGCGCCCGGCTGAGCAGGTGCTCGGCCAGATTGCCGACATCGAGCACACCTACTCGGTGTCGCGGCCCGGCATGGCGGTGCTCACGGTGCAGTTCAAGGTGGGTGTGCCACGTACCGACGCGCTGGTGCGCCTGTACGACGTGCTCAACGCCAACCAGGACTGGCTGCCACGCAACCTGGGTGCCATGCCCCCCATCGTCAAGCCCAAGGGCATCGACGACGTACCCGTGCTCGCGGTGACCCTGTGGAGCAAGGATGCGCAGGCCGCGCTGGGGCTGGAGCGCGTCGCGCGCAGCCTGGAGGCCGAGATCAAGCGTGTGCCGGGCACCCGCGAAGTGCAGACGATCGGCGGCCCCGGCCAGGCCGTGATGGTGACGCTGGAGCCCAGCCGCTTGCGTGAACGCGGGGTGGACATCAACAGCCTGCAGCAAGCCCTGGCCGCCGCCAACCAGAGCCTGCCGTCTGGCGCCGTGCTGAACCCGCAGGCCGATGGCCGCTCGCAGATGCTGAGCATCGAAACCGGCGAGTTCCTGCGCTCTGCAGACGACGTGGGTAACCTCGTCGTGGGCGTGAGCCAGGGCAAGCCGGTTTACCTGCGTGAAGTCGCCCGCGTCGAATGGGGTGCACAACAGGCCACGCGCCACGTGTGGTTCACGCCGGGTGCAGGCGCCAGCACCGTCACAGGTGCCAGCGCCACTGCCGCTGGTGGCCGTGCGTCCGAGGCCAAGGCCAGCGCAGGCCAGTCCTTCCCCGCTGTCACGCTGACGGTCACCAAAAAGCCTGGCCAGAACGCCGTGGATGTGGCCCGTGCGGTGCGCCAGCGCCTGGACGAGTTGCGCAACACCGTGCTGCCCGCCGATGTGGAGATGAGCATCACGCGTGACTACGGTGAAACCGCCGCAGAGAAAGCCAACAAGCTCATCCAGAAGCTGGCCTTCGCCACCGGCTCCGTGATCCTGCTGGTGGGCCTGGCCCTGGGTCGCCGCGAAGCCGTGATCGTGGGCGCCGCCGTGATCCTGACCCTGACTGCGACCTTGTTCGCATCCTGGGCCTGGGGCTTCACGCTCAACCGCGTGTCCCTGTTCGCCTTGATCTTCTCCATCGGCATCCTGGTGGACGACGCCATCGTGGTGGTCGAAAACATCCACCGCCATCAACAGCTGGACCCTGGCAAACCGCTGCGCGAGATCATCCCCGGCGCCGTGGACGAAGTGGGTGGCCCCACCATCCTGGCCACGCTGACCGTGATCGCGGCCTTGCTGCCCATGGCCTTCGTGAGTGGCCTGATGGGCCCCTACATGAGCCCGATTCCCATCAACTCCAGCCTGGGCATGGCCTTGTCGCTGGGCATTGCCTTCACGGTCACGCCGTGGCTGGCGCTCAAGCTGATGAAGCCACACGCGGCCGCCCATGGTGATGGTGCAGGCCATGGCGAGCACACGGCCCCGGCGCCAACCGGCCTGGCCGGCAAGCTGCAAGGCCTGTTCGACCGTGTGCTGATGCCTTTGCTCGTTTACCGTGGCCGCCGCTGGGCCATGGGCCTGGGCATCGTGGCCGCCTTGATGCTGTCGGTGGGCCTGGCCACCATCCCCTCGTCGGGCCTGGGCGTGGTGCTCAAGATGCTGCCCTTCGACAACAAGAGCGAGTTCCAGGTGGTGGTCGAGATGCCGGCTGGCACCCCGCTGGAAGACACCGCCGCCACCCTGCAGGACATGGGCGCCTTCCTGGCCAAACAGCCCGAGGTGCTGAACCTGCAGGGTTATGCAGGCACGGCCTCGCCCATCACTTTCAACGGCCTGGTGCGCCAGTACTACCTGCGTGCTGACGCTGAACAGGGTGACTTGCAAGTCAACCTGGTGGACAAACACCACCGTCATGAAAAGAGCCACGTGATTGCGCAACGCCTGCGTGTCGATCTGGAGAAGATCGCCGCACGCCATGGCGCACGCGTGAAAGTGGTGGAAGTGCCGCCAGGCCCGCCCGTGATGTCGCCCCTGGTGGCCGAGGTCTACGGCCCGGATGAAGCCGGTCGCGCCCAGCTGGCCCAGCGCGTGGCCAAGGCCTTTGCCGGCACGCCGGACATCGTCGGCATCGACACCAGCCTCAAGGAAGACGCAGCCCGCGTGTTCCTGCGTGTGCAGCGTCAGCGCGCTGAGTCATTGGGCATCCCCGTGGCCAGCGTGGCGCAGGCGGTGCAGGCTGCCTTGTCGGGCGCCGACCCGGCCTACCTGCACGATGGCCAAGCCAAGCTGCCTGTGCCCGTGCGCATCCAGTTGCCGCGTGAATCCCAGATTGGCCTGGACAAGCTGCTGGCCTTGCCACTGCGCGCTGCCAATGGTCAGTTGGTGCCGCTGTCCGAGCTGGTGCGCATCGAGCGCGGCGTGATCGACAAGCCCCTGTTCAGCAAGGACCTGCTGCCCGTGAGCTATGTCTTCGGTGACATGGCCGGCCAGCTGGATTCACCGCTCTACGGCTTGTTCGCCATCCGCAGCAAGTTGAACGAAGCCGCCCTGCCTGATACCGGCGGCATCCAGGAGTACTGGATCAAGCAGCCCTCCGACCCCTACCGCGCCTATGCGCTGAAGTGGGACGGCGAATGGCAGATCACCTACGAGACCTTCCGCGACATGGGCGCCGCTTATGGCGTGGGCCTCATCCTGATCTACCTGCTGGTGGTCGCGCAGTTCAAGTCCTACAGAACGCCGCTGATCATCATGGCGCCCATCCCGCTGACCATCATCGGCGTGATGCCTGGCCACGCGTTGCTGCATGCGCAGTTCACGGCCACGTCCATGATCGGCATGATCGCGCTGGCCGGCATCATCGTGCGCAACTCCATCCTGCTGGTGGACTTCATCGAGCTGCAGGTGGCGCGCGGCATGGCCTTCAAGCAGGCCGTGGTGCAGTCGGCTGCCGTGCGGGCCCAGCCCATTGCCCTGACCGGCATCGCCGCCATGGTGGGCGCTTTCTTCATCCTGGACGACCCCATCTTCAACGGCCTGGCCGTATCCCTGATTTTCGGCATCCTGGTGTCCACCCTGCTCACGCTGGTGGTCATCCCGGTGCTGTATTACGCCGCTTATCGGCGCCAGCACGAAACCGCCTGA
- a CDS encoding efflux RND transporter periplasmic adaptor subunit, producing MARHHAFVTLLGATLAAACSPARSEGGKLMVPTIQVQAQSQAAVMEWDGVIQAVRQSTVAAQVPGNITALLVKAGDSVKAGQALARIDDRDTQAALTRSQADVAQADAQLTNARQQWERSQALKAQGFISAAALDSAQAQWRAAQAGVNAAKAGQAQAALAKGFTTLVAPFDGKVLSTQADVGDLAAPGRPVLTMYSPQAMRAVVQVPASQADRVRTASAAEVWLPAGGPQAPAQWVRATRVVTLPGADPVSQTVEWRLDLPQTTTLPGQTVRVRFSGMAAPTSSGTAEAGLVVPAQAVIQRGELTGVYVAREGQFMLQAVRTAPMSAQATTVTVLSGLRAGDTIAQNALKAGLLNASPLNPAQVKP from the coding sequence ATGGCCAGACACCATGCCTTTGTCACGCTGCTCGGCGCCACCCTGGCGGCCGCGTGCTCGCCCGCCCGCAGCGAGGGCGGCAAACTCATGGTCCCCACCATCCAGGTACAGGCGCAATCTCAGGCGGCTGTCATGGAGTGGGATGGCGTGATCCAGGCCGTGCGCCAGAGCACGGTGGCCGCGCAGGTGCCCGGCAACATCACCGCCCTGCTCGTCAAGGCGGGGGACAGCGTGAAAGCCGGCCAGGCGCTTGCCCGTATCGACGACAGGGACACCCAGGCCGCCCTGACCCGCAGCCAGGCCGACGTGGCCCAGGCCGATGCCCAGTTGACCAACGCGCGCCAGCAGTGGGAACGCAGCCAGGCACTCAAGGCCCAAGGCTTCATCAGTGCGGCCGCGCTGGACAGTGCTCAGGCGCAATGGCGCGCCGCCCAGGCTGGCGTGAATGCGGCCAAGGCAGGCCAGGCTCAGGCCGCGCTGGCCAAAGGTTTCACCACCCTGGTGGCACCGTTTGACGGCAAGGTGCTGTCCACCCAGGCGGATGTGGGGGACCTGGCCGCGCCCGGGCGCCCCGTGCTGACCATGTATTCACCCCAGGCCATGCGGGCGGTGGTGCAAGTGCCCGCCTCGCAGGCGGACCGTGTGCGCACGGCCAGCGCGGCCGAAGTCTGGCTGCCGGCAGGTGGGCCGCAGGCTCCGGCGCAATGGGTGCGCGCCACCCGCGTGGTCACCCTGCCCGGCGCCGACCCCGTTTCCCAGACGGTGGAGTGGCGGCTTGACCTGCCGCAGACCACCACCCTGCCCGGCCAGACGGTGCGCGTGCGCTTCAGTGGCATGGCCGCCCCCACATCCAGCGGCACGGCCGAGGCCGGCCTGGTCGTGCCCGCACAGGCCGTGATCCAGCGCGGCGAACTGACCGGCGTGTACGTGGCCCGCGAAGGCCAGTTCATGCTGCAAGCCGTGCGCACCGCGCCCATGAGCGCTCAGGCCACGACCGTGACGGTGCTCAGCGGCCTGCGCGCCGGTGACACCATCGCCCAGAACGCACTCAAGGCGGGCTTGCTCAACGCCAGCCCCCTCAACCCTGCCCAGGTCAAGCCATGA
- a CDS encoding DUF3592 domain-containing protein: MPDDLGKYLIIAFVLILGVAAWRAWQIKEGSPNWPSVEGEMLEARARQHNETGDQRGTPTHHWFTEVRYRYTVNGVTYTGDRLRAFGLNHFDEQQALTEIAPFQPGTKVKVYYDPAKPSSSVLIPG, encoded by the coding sequence ATGCCTGACGACCTGGGAAAGTACCTGATCATCGCCTTCGTGCTCATCCTGGGCGTGGCAGCCTGGCGCGCCTGGCAGATCAAGGAAGGCAGCCCGAACTGGCCGTCTGTCGAGGGTGAAATGCTGGAAGCCCGGGCCCGGCAGCACAACGAAACCGGCGACCAGCGTGGTACACCCACCCACCACTGGTTTACCGAGGTTCGTTATCGCTACACGGTCAACGGCGTCACCTACACGGGTGACCGCCTGCGGGCCTTTGGTTTGAACCATTTTGACGAGCAACAGGCGCTCACTGAAATCGCGCCCTTCCAGCCAGGCACGAAGGTGAAGGTTTACTACGACCCGGCCAAACCGTCGTCCAGCGTGCTGATCCCGGGCTGA
- the yfbR gene encoding 5'-deoxynucleotidase, protein MPQSAVSHSPFYAHLSRLRFIKRWGLMRNAVEEDVAQHSWEVAILAHALAVIARDVLGKQVDPNSVATRALFHDATEAITGDLPTPVKYSPAMRHATANLEGEVCEEMLRLLPESVRPALRAAMDHHEWPDDEARLIKSADRLAAWLKCRAELRYGNTEFAQAATQVRAKIDEHMTPEVACFLETFGSAYELTLDSLMQGE, encoded by the coding sequence ATGCCTCAATCTGCCGTTTCGCACAGCCCTTTTTACGCCCACCTGTCGCGTCTGCGCTTCATCAAGCGCTGGGGCCTGATGCGCAATGCGGTCGAGGAGGATGTCGCCCAGCACAGTTGGGAGGTGGCCATCCTCGCGCACGCGCTGGCCGTGATCGCCCGCGACGTGCTGGGCAAGCAGGTTGACCCCAACTCGGTGGCCACGCGCGCCTTGTTTCATGACGCCACCGAAGCCATCACCGGTGACCTGCCCACGCCCGTGAAGTACTCGCCGGCCATGCGCCACGCCACGGCCAATCTGGAGGGCGAGGTCTGCGAGGAAATGCTGCGTCTGTTGCCCGAGTCGGTACGCCCCGCGCTGCGCGCCGCCATGGATCACCACGAATGGCCTGATGACGAGGCCCGCCTGATCAAGTCCGCCGACCGCCTCGCTGCGTGGCTGAAGTGCCGCGCCGAGCTGCGCTACGGCAACACGGAGTTCGCCCAGGCGGCCACCCAGGTGCGGGCCAAGATCGACGAGCACATGACGCCCGAAGTGGCCTGCTTCCTGGAGACCTTCGGTTCGGCCTACGAGTTGACGCTGGACTCCTTGATGCAAGGGGAGTGA
- a CDS encoding SulP family inorganic anion transporter: MAFDRPRWRDVLAGLSVAGLLLPEAVAYAGIGNMPPQAGVLALFAGLLSYALLGTSRFAIVSATSSSAAVLLAATGSLAGGNTLLRMELAAGLVMLTGLLFLLGASAKVGAASAFISKPVLRGFAFGLALIIIIKQLPRLLGISVVGHDVPSMLQGVAAQVAHWHRLSLALGGLSLLALAVFARPGVRWPGALLVMVAGMAAQHHLRLEDWGVARVGVIELHLNQPALPALAREQWLRLGELAVAMVLILYAESYGAIRTLALKHGDEVKPNRDLLALGVANVLSSLVHGMPVGAGYSASVANESAGAKTRWAGLVALVVLLVVAFSLLPLVAYIPEPVLGAIVIHAVSHMLNPQVFRPYFIWQRDRLVALLAVAAVLWLGVLDGLLVSIGISLFMTLRGLAQARLAVLGRLDEGHDFIDLKLSPMAVPEEGMLIVRPEAPLFFGNVESLMAQVRDEVARHPSAQTLILSLEESPDLDGSCVEALRDLSAWLQQAGRRLMLARLKNPAYIVLQRAALPKVTLNVLSIDDAVKLARGSQGKQH, translated from the coding sequence TTGGCATTCGATAGACCACGCTGGCGGGATGTTCTGGCTGGCTTGTCGGTAGCCGGCCTGCTGCTGCCAGAAGCGGTGGCCTATGCCGGTATCGGCAACATGCCGCCACAGGCGGGCGTGCTGGCCTTGTTCGCCGGTTTGTTGAGCTACGCCTTGCTGGGCACCAGCCGGTTCGCCATTGTGTCGGCCACCTCGTCATCGGCGGCGGTGCTGCTGGCGGCCACAGGGTCGCTGGCCGGGGGCAATACCCTTTTACGCATGGAGCTGGCTGCCGGCCTGGTCATGTTGACCGGCTTGCTGTTCCTGCTCGGTGCCAGCGCGAAGGTGGGCGCGGCGTCGGCCTTCATATCCAAGCCTGTCTTGCGTGGGTTCGCGTTTGGCCTGGCGCTGATCATCATCATCAAACAATTGCCGCGCTTGCTGGGCATCAGCGTGGTTGGGCACGATGTGCCGTCGATGCTGCAAGGCGTTGCCGCGCAGGTGGCGCACTGGCACCGGCTCAGTCTGGCCTTGGGTGGGCTGTCCTTGCTGGCGCTGGCTGTGTTCGCGCGCCCAGGGGTGCGCTGGCCGGGCGCCTTGCTGGTGATGGTGGCAGGCATGGCCGCGCAGCACCATTTGCGTCTCGAGGATTGGGGTGTGGCCCGCGTGGGCGTGATCGAATTGCACCTCAATCAGCCGGCGCTGCCCGCCTTGGCCCGCGAGCAGTGGCTGCGCCTGGGCGAACTGGCCGTGGCCATGGTCCTGATCCTGTATGCGGAGTCCTACGGGGCGATCCGCACGCTGGCACTCAAGCACGGTGACGAGGTCAAGCCCAACCGTGATCTGCTGGCGCTGGGCGTGGCCAATGTGCTGAGCAGCCTGGTGCACGGCATGCCGGTTGGCGCCGGGTACTCGGCCAGCGTGGCCAACGAATCAGCCGGGGCGAAAACCCGTTGGGCGGGGCTGGTGGCCCTGGTCGTGCTGTTGGTGGTGGCCTTCAGCCTGCTACCCCTGGTGGCCTATATCCCCGAACCGGTGCTGGGCGCCATCGTGATCCACGCGGTGAGCCACATGCTCAACCCGCAGGTCTTCAGGCCCTATTTCATCTGGCAGCGTGACCGGCTGGTGGCCTTGCTGGCGGTGGCGGCCGTGCTGTGGCTGGGGGTGCTCGATGGCTTGCTGGTGTCGATCGGCATCAGCCTGTTCATGACCCTGCGTGGCTTGGCGCAGGCCCGCCTGGCCGTGCTGGGCCGGCTGGACGAAGGGCATGACTTCATCGACCTGAAGCTGTCCCCCATGGCGGTGCCGGAGGAGGGGATGCTGATCGTGCGGCCCGAGGCGCCCTTGTTTTTTGGCAATGTGGAAAGCCTGATGGCGCAGGTGCGGGACGAAGTGGCAAGGCACCCTTCTGCGCAGACCCTGATCCTGAGCCTGGAGGAGTCCCCCGATCTGGACGGCAGTTGCGTCGAGGCCTTGCGTGACCTGAGCGCCTGGCTGCAACAAGCAGGCCGTCGCCTGATGCTGGCCCGCTTGAAGAACCCCGCCTACATCGTCTTGCAGCGAGCCGCCTTGCCCAAGGTGACGCTGAACGTGCTGAGCATCGATGATGCCGTCAAGCTGGCCCGGGGCAGCCAGGGCAAACAGCACTGA
- a CDS encoding GAF domain-containing protein, translated as MTSFIRAAEIWLPASDHSLLEFGAGAFGEALSFAAVSRAMCFGRAEGLPGEAWDLGHPVLLKQFEGSHFRRTSAAKAAGLTCAVAVPFFVAGQLTAVVTLFGGDDPNSKGAMELWRNDTRISSDMSLLDGYYGGLPPEFERLSRDAFLPRGTGAPGMAWQRDEAVIMGQADTHARFLRGEAATDAGICRAMAMPCCSTSHASYVLMLLSGRETPIARRMERWVMDRAGAQLVLAAGHCEQAGDLGQSGDVIKLLDADARLTKAVGCGVPALTEPAARLPGSEACLWLPVLVEDKVTELVALYL; from the coding sequence ATGACGTCCTTTATTCGCGCGGCCGAAATCTGGCTGCCCGCTTCTGATCACAGTTTGCTTGAATTTGGTGCAGGCGCCTTTGGTGAGGCCTTGAGCTTTGCGGCGGTCAGCCGCGCCATGTGCTTCGGGCGCGCCGAGGGCTTGCCCGGCGAGGCCTGGGACTTGGGCCACCCGGTTTTGCTCAAGCAGTTCGAGGGTTCGCATTTTCGGCGCACCAGCGCAGCCAAGGCCGCTGGCCTGACCTGTGCCGTGGCCGTTCCCTTTTTTGTTGCCGGCCAGTTGACGGCCGTGGTGACCCTGTTTGGTGGCGACGACCCGAACAGCAAGGGGGCGATGGAGTTGTGGCGCAACGACACCCGCATCAGCTCGGACATGAGCTTGCTGGACGGCTACTACGGCGGCTTGCCGCCTGAGTTCGAGCGCCTCTCACGCGACGCATTTTTGCCCCGTGGCACCGGCGCCCCCGGCATGGCCTGGCAGCGCGACGAGGCCGTCATCATGGGCCAGGCAGACACCCACGCACGCTTTCTGCGCGGTGAGGCCGCCACGGATGCCGGCATCTGCCGCGCGATGGCCATGCCCTGTTGTTCCACAAGCCACGCCAGTTACGTGCTGATGCTGCTGTCCGGCCGCGAAACACCGATTGCCCGGCGCATGGAGCGCTGGGTGATGGACCGCGCTGGCGCTCAGCTTGTGCTGGCTGCCGGCCATTGCGAGCAGGCTGGTGATCTGGGGCAGTCTGGCGACGTCATCAAGCTGCTGGATGCCGATGCGCGGCTGACCAAGGCTGTGGGCTGCGGCGTGCCGGCCCTGACCGAGCCCGCTGCGCGCCTGCCTGGCAGCGAAGCCTGCCTGTGGCTGCCCGTGCTGGTGGAAGACAAGGTGACCGAGCTGGTGGCGCTCTACCTCTGA